A genomic stretch from Fusarium musae strain F31 chromosome 9, whole genome shotgun sequence includes:
- the GB1 gene encoding Guanine nucleotide-binding protein subunit beta (EggNog:ENOG41~BUSCO:EOG092645OU) has translation MNSQGNNDVSPEAMQSRIQQARREAETLKDRIKRKKDDLADTTLRAVAQQAHEPIPKNQLMKAKRTLKGHLAKIYAMHWSTDRRHLVSASQDGKLIIWDAYTTNKVHAIPLRSSWVMTCAYAPSGNFVACGGLDNICSIYNLNQQRDGPTRVARELSGHAGYLSCCRFINDRSILTSSGDMTCMKWDIETGQKVTEFADHLGDVMSISLNPTNQNTFISGACDAFAKLWDIRAGKAVQTFAGHESDINAIQFFPDGHSFVTGSDDATCRLFDIRADRELNLYGSESILCGITSVATSVSGRLLFAGYDDFECKVWDITRGEKVGSLVGHENRVSCLGVSNDGTSLCTGSWDSLLKIWAY, from the exons ATGAACTCTCAAGGCAACAACGATGTCTCCCCCGAGGCTATGCAGTCGCGAATTCAGCAGGCTCGTCGCGAAGCCGAAACTCTGAAGGACCGAAttaagaggaagaaggatgatctCGCCGACACAACTC TTCGTGCTGTCGCACAACAGGCTCATGAGCCTATCCCTAAGAACCAGCTTATGAAAGCCAAGCGAACACTGAAGGGTCACTTGGCTAAGATTTACGCCATGCACTGGTCGACCGACAGGAGGCACCTggtttctgcttctcaagatggcAAGCTCATCATTTGGGACGCCTATACCACCAACAAGGTCCACGCCATTCCCCTGCGCTCCTCCTGGGTTATGACTTGCGCCTATGCTCCCAGTGGTAACTTCGTGGCTTGCGGTGGTCTCGATAACATCTGCTCCATTTACAACCTGAACCAGCAACGCGATGGCCCTACCCGTGTTGCCCGTGAGCTCTCTGGTCACGCTGGCTATCTTTCTTGCTGTCGATTCATCAATGACCGCAGCATCCTAACATCTTCTGGTGACATGACCTGTATGAAGTGGGATATTGAGACGGGCCAGAAGGTTACTGAGTTTGCTGACCATCTTGGTGATGTGATGAGCATCAGCCTTAACCCTACCAACCAAAACACCTTCATCTCTGGTGCTTGTGATGCTTTCGCCAAGCTTTGGGATATTCGCGCTGGAAAGGCCGTCCAGACCTTTGCTGGCCATGAGTCTGATATCAACGCCATCCAATTCTTCCCTGACGGACACTCTTTCGTGACCGGATCTGATGATGCTACTTGTCGTCTCTTCGATATCCGCGCTGATCGCGAACTTAACCTTTACGGA TCCGAGTCTATTCTCTGTGGTATCACCTCGGTGGCTACATCTGTATCAGGTCGCCTTCTTTTCGCTGGTTACGATGACTTTGAGTGCAAG GTTTGGGATATTACTCGAGGCGAGAAGGTTGGCTCTCTCGTTGGCCACGAGAACCGTGTCAGCTGCTTGGGTGTAAGCAACGATGGCACAAGCTTGTGCACAGGATCTTGGGATTCTCTG CTTAAAATCTGGGCCTACTAA
- a CDS encoding hypothetical protein (EggNog:ENOG41), protein MEILDVVVVGAGWAGLAAAKTRHQLHPEESLAVFDSAATLGGTWAKHRLYTGLKTNNMLGTYQYPDFPMDTETYGVKPGQHIPGQIVHRCLEAYARHFDIYDKIRFGHK, encoded by the exons ATGGAGATCCTTGACGTGGTAGTTGTTGGAGCAG gttgggctgggctggctgcGGCTAAGACTCGCCATCAGTTACACCCCGAAGAATCTCTGGCGGTCTTCGACTCAGCTGCTACACTTGGCGGCACTTGGGCGAAACATCGCCTTTATACAGGCCTGAAAACCAACAACATGTTGGGTACTTATCAGTACCCTGATTTCCCCATGGACACGGAAACTTATGGTGTCAAGCCTGGTCAGCACATTCCTGGCCAGATAGTGCACAGATGCCTGGAGGCCTATGCTCGACACTTTGATATATATGACAAGATCCGATTTGGTCACAAATGA
- a CDS encoding hypothetical protein (EggNog:ENOG41), translated as MRITTTTEDTGLSESTYELISGTDTESQDGNYTESISESVGSLDVHYPEDVHSLAGTEQTCDDESLADENESPVLQCAHEPQSMSVSESMDINETPRAEQSWASVVKNGPLPEVEAEIEAEEEPELEPETDAKAEPESESEDEARSRSSLEYTQQSLKTPSIPSPDASMTEDSQKPSPDDVQEQAESQRARFNKWLNEVQPQTTRPREAMIEFAKSIFPSVLALVLMLLIHTYYTPQSKEVVPHTPAATSAVTTHPTLLTSSYTSLPTVPVLSTSAGLTGLVPLENLRPDEWLWGTKQPEVTVTRQRGGFLIHMPRSAKKLWLDRDCLKFDAKRGDQSVGFGTSSVDEGILLKIPREEAHGTIKIDIFTTCRPKVHKVLRITFQKGLISEALDSTWAFAQHFPDLVPAAAQEAERCLGEAKRSLETASDNFMNTSDSVFKNLEHRFQKAHRSLSWIKADIRDRAKMATEGISRQLEVVVGDVKLYMPDTQAMQQQAKLELLNAQIQARLWWIKYTAGEKEYTRYQCAAKQFMAKKLANDRKLRMTNNETIKASSFEQFFRAWSSKNHRDTGEGQRV; from the coding sequence ATGCGTATCACTACCACCACTGAGGACACTGGCTTGTCCGAATCCACTTATGAACTAATCTCGGGCACCGATACCGAGTCTCAGGATGGAAACTACACTGAGTCTATCAGCGAGTCTGTCGGCTCCCTCGACGTACACTACCCCGAAGACGTCCATAGCCTCGCCGGCACTGAGCAGACATGCGATGACGAATCTCTAGCCGATGAGAACGAATCCCCGGTTTTACAGTGTGCACATGAGCCACAATCTATGTCGGTGTCTGAATCTATGGACATAAATGAAACTCCACGGGCAGAGCAAAGCTGGGCCTCAGTCGTCAAAAATGGCCCTCTTCCTGAGGTCGAGGCAGAAATcgaggcagaagaagagcccGAGCTCGAGCCCGAGACTGATGCCAAAGCTGAGCCTGAATCTGAGTCAGAGGATGAAGCTAGATCTCGAAGCTCTCTTGAGTATACTCAACAAAGCCTCAAAACCCCATCGATCCCCAGCCCTGACGCTAGCATGACTGAAGACAGCCAGAAGCCGTCTCCTGATGATGTCCAAGAGCAGGCCGAGAGCCAGCGAGCGCGATTCAACAAATGGTTGAATGAAGTTCAGCCCCAGACGACCCGTCCCCGGGAGGCAATGATCGAATTCGCAAAATCTATCTTCCCTTCGGTCCTCGCCCTtgtcttgatgttgttgatccaCACCTACTACACTCCACAATCGAAAGAAGTCGTACCCCACACACCCGCAGCCACCTCCGCTGTCACAACTCACCCCACTCTGTTGACTTCAAGTTATACTTCATTGCCAACAGTGCCGGTTCTTTCAACATCAGCGGGACTTACAGGTCTTGTACCTCTGGAGAATCTCCGACCCGATGAGTGGCTCTGGGGTACCAAGCAGCCCGAGGTGACTGTCACCAGACAGCGAGGTGGCTTTTTAATCCACATGCCTCGAAGTGCGAAGAAACTATGGCTTGACCGTGACTGTCTCAAGTTCGACGCCAAGCGAGGTGATCAATCCGTTGGGTTTGGTACCTCATCTGTCGACGAAGgcattcttctcaagatcccCAGGGAGGAAGCCCATGGAACGATCAAGATTGACATTTTTACCACTTGTCGACCCAAGGTTCACAAAGTCCTCCGTATCACCTTCCAGAAGGGACTTATCTCAGAGGCTTTGGACTCGACCTGGGCCTTTGCACAACACTTTCCAGATCTTGTCCCCGCTGCTGCTCAAGAGGCAGAGCGGTGTCTTGGGGAAGCCAAACGCTCCTTGGAAACAGCCTCTGACAATTTCATGAATACGTCTGACAGCGTCTTCAAGAACTTGGAACATAGATTCCAAAAGGCCCACCGATCTTTGAGCTGGATCAAGGCCGATATCAGAGATCGTGCCAAGATGGCGACAGAGGGCATCTCGAGGCAACTGGAGGTTGTTGTGGGCGACGTCAAGCTGTACATGCCTGACACACAAGCGATGCAACAACAAGCAAAGTTGGAGTTGCTGAATGCTCAGATCCAAGCTAGGCTCTGGTGGATCAAGTACACTGCAGGAGAGAAAGAGTATACTCGCTACCAATGTGCGGCCAAGCAGTTCATGGCCAAAAAACTTGCAAACGACAGGAAACTTCGAATGACAAACAACGAGACCATTAAGGCGTCTTCTTTCGAGCAATTCTTCCGTGCTTGGTCCTCAAAGAACCACCGGGACACCGGAGAAGGACAGAGGGTATAG
- a CDS encoding hypothetical protein (EggNog:ENOG41) → MALLGMLLLIPCNWGAAYGYMKTRNFYHGTFIERAIVDKFWSILGNDVITPNKYDSHSETAKLKPWSNAMFVATSIGILNYENDFFEVVKEGLVKIHIADVERLSKQTVHLSDGTGLHTDVLCCATGWKHVPPIRFLPDGITEDIGMPHTPSPSSFPYASILDQVDKEIFDKFPRLKDQPIQKVQNSKYHTLLEDKGLSSNDDITPSTELTPYTLYHFIIPPSSQFLKTRDIAFVGMVVNFSHPMVSHVQSLWMNAFFDEMIPALPRNPSPEFVSRFQHEAVPNSRFGKWRYPSGFGHSFPDIVFDAVPYPDLLLKDLGLPIYRKNGVFAEMTDPYGPDDYTTVVDEWKAGKAS, encoded by the exons ATGGCCCTTCTTGGAATGCTCCTCCTTAT TCCGTGCAACTGGGGTGCAGCATATGGTTACATGAAGACTCGCAACTTCTACCACGGAACATTCATTGAAAGAGCCATTGTCGACAAGTTCTGGAGCATCCTTGGTAACGACGTTATCACGCCCAACAAATACGACTCTCACTCTGAGACGGCCAAGCTCAAACCCTGGTCCAATGCCATGTTTGTGGCGACGAGTATAGGCATTCTCAACTACGAGAACGACTTTTTCGAGGTTGTCAAGGAAGGGTTGGTCAAGATACATATTGCTGATGTCGAACGGTTGAGTAAGCAGACAGTGCACTTGTCTGATGGCACGGGATTGCATACGgatgtgctgtgctgtgcaaCAGGTTGGAAACATGTTCCTCCGATCAGATTCCTACCAGATGGGATCACTGAGGATATTGGGATGCCTCATACGCCGTCGCCGAGTTCGTTCCCTTACGCCTCAATCCTCGATCAGGTCGATAAGGAGATCTTCGACAAGTTCCCTCGTCTCAAGGACCAGCCCATACAGAAAGTGCAAAATAGCAAGTATCATACACTGCTAGAGGACAAAGGTCTCTCAAGTAATGATGATATCACGCCATCGACAGAGCTGACGCCATACACGCTATATCACTTCATCATCCCACCTTCAAGTCAGTTCCTCAAGACCCGAGATATTGCTTTCGTGGGAATGGTAGTCAACTTCAGCCACCCCATGGTTTCCCATGTCCAATCGCTCTGGATGAACGCTTTCTTCGATGAGATGATTCCAGCTCTCCCCCGAAATCCCTCACCAGAGTTTGTATCTCGATTCCAGCATGAGGCAGTGCCTAATAGTCGGTTCGGAAAATGGAGATACCCAAGTGGTTTTGGCCACAGCTTTCCAGACATTGTGTTTGATGCTGTTCCGTATCCGGACCTGCTGCTCAAGGACTTGGGTTTACCGATATACAGGAAGAATGGTGTATTTGCTGAGATGACGGATCCATATGGGCCAGACGATTATACGACGGTCGTGGATGAGTGGAAAGCAGGCAAAGCAAGTTGA
- a CDS encoding hypothetical protein (EggNog:ENOG41), whose translation MSTAAQEEFNDLVAKNTYRETLHPEDRDDPDLKNHQDLSEEDVFRNAQIDNAMRMPTVDRLTGAGASEIKLPPVSFDSGRATGVKGVIADARNYEAARKNKWRHRVRTARNSIFGIEAPTPVKSDTESSDDDAKSASDADEEAFLAEWRESRRRELESEASRSVRNRRTSPSVRIYGRLDEVDALGYLDAIEKVGRETTVVVFVYDHECEVSATIESALMPIVKTNPEVHFVKVHYEEIEFDNAAVPAMLGYRNQGDLFANLTGLIEMIPDDETFGTSSLKQLLQKHTIL comes from the exons ATGTCAACTGCCGCTCAAGAAGAGTTTAACGACCTGGTCGCCAAGAATACATATCGCGAAACCCTCCACCCTGAGGACCGTGACGATCCCGATCTCAAGAACCACCAAGATCTTTCCGAAGAAGACGTTTTCCGTAACGCCCAGATCGATAACGCAATGCGTATGCCTACTGTTGATCGCCTCACCGGCGCTGGCGCCTCCGAGATCAAGCTCCCTCCTGTCTCTTTCGACAGCGGCCGCGCTACTGGCGTCAAGGGAGTCATTGCCGATGCGCGGAACTACGAGGCTGCCCGTAAGAACAAGTGGCGACACCGAGTCCGCACTGCCCGCAACAGCATCTTCGGCATTGAAGCTCCCACTCCCGTCAAGAGCGATACCGAGAGCAGCGATGACGATGCGAAGAGCGCAAGTGATGCCGACGAGGAGGCCTTCCTTGCTGAGTGGCGCGAGAGCCGACGACGTGAGCTTGAGAGCGAGGCCAGCCGATCTGTCAGAAATCGACGAACAAGTCCCAGTGTACGCATCTATGGCCGACtagatgaggttgatgccCTCGGATACCTCGACGCCATTGAGAAGGTTGGAAGGGAAACAACTGTTGTCGTGTTTGTGTATGATCATGAG TGTGAGGTCTCTGCTACTATCGAGTCAGCACTCATGCCCATTGTCAAGACCAACCCCGAGGTTCACTTCGTCAAGGTTCACTACGAAGAGATAGAATTCGATAACGCTGCCGTGCCCGCTATGCTCGGATATCGAAACCAAGGTGACCTGTTCGCCAACTTGACAGGCTTGATCGAGATGATCCCTGACGATGAGACTTTTGGCACCTCATCGTTAAAGCAACTACTACAAAAACACACTATTCTATAA